The genomic window CGGTAACGGGCGCAGCCCTGCGCGCGTGAGGGTGCCGTTGAGTTCCGGAATCGAACGTGCATACGCGTTGTACGCGCGTAGCGCGCTGCGGTACTCCGCATCGATGCGGGCGTAGAAGTTCGCCGCGGCGGGCGTGACGATGCCTTGCAGCGGGAACGTTCCCATCGTCGTGAAGGCCTGATCGAGATTCTCGCGCAGCGCGCCGGGCCGTGAGACCGAGTCCTCGCTGTTCGTATAATCCGCGGTGAGCGCAGCCATTACCGCCGCATGCGCACCACGCGCGCGCGCGAGCGCCGTCGCGCCGCTCGACCTCGCCGGTTCGGCGTCGAGCGCCTTTCGGATCGTATCGAGATGGTTGAGCATCGTGTCTACGCTCGAGTAGATGCGCGTGAGCTTCATGAAGGCGTCGTAACTCTGCTGCATCTGCGCGAGCGTTTCGGTCGCCTTCGGGTCCGCTTTCACCGCGAAGCGGCGCACGAACGTGCGGCCGTCGAGCGTGATGCGCGCCGCGTAGGTGCCGGGCACCACCATTGGGCCGTCGTCCGGACCTTCGAACGCCGGGTTCGCAGCGCCCGTCCATTTCACCGGCGGCGCAACGTCGAAATCCCACACGATGCGGTTGAGCCCGGCGGCGTTTTTGCCGGTGAGCGTGCGCAGCACGTGTCCGGCCGCATCGAGAATCGAAATGCGCGGCGCGGCAGCTTGCGGCGTGGCTTGATAGTAAGTAATCGGCACGCCGTACGGCGGATTGGCCGCAGCGTAGTTCGTGTACACGCCTTCGGTGTTGTTCGTGAGGTTGTATTCGTACGAGGTACGCGGCTGGAACAGCCATGCGCGCGCCGCGACCGCGGTGGGAAGGTCTTGCAGCGGGCGGATGTCGTCCATCACCCAGATCGACCGACCGTGCGTCGCGAGCACGAGATCGTCGAATTGCGGTTGGATGCGGATGTCGCGAACCGAGACCGCCGGCATGTTGTTGCGAAGACTCTGCCAGTGCCTGCCGCGATCGTACGAAACCCACACGCCTTCTTCGGTTCCGAGATAGACGAGAGCGGGATTGCGGTCATCGGGGCGAATCGAGCGCGTCCACAGATCGGGCGACAACCCGTTCACGATCGAACGCCAGTGCGCGCCGTAATCGCGCGTCACCCACACGTGCGGGGCGCCGTCGCCCATCAGGTGCGCGTCTTGTACCGCGTAGGCGGTACCGCGCTCCAGCGGCGAAGGTGCGACGGTTTCGAACCGGCCATAGGTGTTGGCGCCCGGCGGCGTGACGTTCTTCCAGTGCGCGCCGCCGTCGCGAGTCATCTGCACGTACCCGTCGTCGGTGCCCACCCAGATCTCACCGGGTGAAAGCGGCGAGCCTTCGATATCCAGAATCGTGTCCGAATACTCTGCACCGGTCACGTCGTGCGTGATCGGACCGCCCGCCGGCTGCTGATGCGCTTTGTCGTTGCGGGTGAGGTCCGGGCTGATCGCGCGCCAGGTGTATCCGCCGTCGGTCGATTGAAAGACGACGTTGGCACCGAACCACGCGACACGCGGATTCCACGGCGCAAACCCGAGCGGCGACTCCCAATTGAAGCGGTAGGGGCTCGTCGAGATATCGTAATCTTGCTGCACGCTCGTCCAATATGGTTGGACGATCGTGTATTCACGCGAATCGCGCTTGTAGGTGAAGAGCGCGCCGTCTTGTCCGTCCGACCAGATCAGATTCGGATTGCGCGGATCGGGGATCGCCCACTGGCCGTCGTCGTCCCAAACGATCGCGTACCAGAACGCGTTCGTGTTGCCGGCGAGGTCGAGCGAATTCGACGGTCCGCAATAGGAGTTGTTGTCTTGCAGGCCGCCGCAGATCGTGTACGGGTTGTCGTTGCCCAGGCCGACGCGATAGAACTGTCCGATCGGGAGGCTGGCCCAAAACGTCCACGTCTTGCCCGCGTCGACCGTGAGCGCGTAGCCGCCGTCTTCACCCACGATCATGCGCTTGGGATCGTTCGGCGCGATCCATATCGCATGAAAATCGCCGTGCACGTTGTCCGCAATCGCTTTGAACGTTTTGCCGCCGTCGGTGCTTTCGGCGAGCTGCGTGGAAGCGGTGAAGACGTGATCGGGGTTGCTCGGGTCGACTTCGACGTGCGAAAAGTAGAAGGGCCGCTCGTCGACCAGCGTATTCGAACTCACCAGCTTCCACGTCGCTCCGCCGTCGTCCGAGCGCCAGAGAATGCCGTGTTTCGATTCGATCAACGCGTAGACGCGATTCGGGTCGCTCGGCGCGACCGCGAGACCGATGCGGCCGGTGATGCCGCCCGGCAAGCCGTGACCGGTGAGCCGGCTCCACGTTTTGCCGCCGTCGGTCGAACGGTAGAGGCCGTCGCGCGCGCCGCCGCTGCGGAACGTCCACGGGCGGCGCTGGAACTCCCAGACGCCCGCATAGATCACGTTCGGCGCCCGCGGGCTCATCGCAAGATCGGAGACGCCGCTCGTTGGACCGATATCGAGCGTCTTGCGCCAGCTCTTGCCGCCGTCGAAGGTCACGTACGCGCCGCGCTGCGAGGAATTCGCGAAGACGTCGCCGAGCGCACCGACGATTACGTGTTGCGGATCGCTCGGGTCGATGAGAATGCGCGAGATGTATTTCGTTCCGCGCAAGCCCATGTTCGTCCAGGTTTTTCCGCCGTCCGTCGTTTTATAGACGCCGTCGCCGTAACTCACGTCGTTGCGCGGATTCGATTCGCCGGTTCCGACCCAGACCGTCTCGTCGTCGCCCGGATCGATCGCGACGGCGCCGATCGCACCGACGCCCGCCTTGTCGAAGACCGGCACCCAGGCCGCGCCGCCGTCGGTGCTCTTCCACACGCCGCCCCCGGCGGCGCCGATGTAGTAGAGGGCCGAATCGCGGCTCGATCCGGCGACCGCGGTCACGCGGCCGCCGGCGATCGCGGGTCCGGACGCGCGCCAGTCGAGGTTCGACGTGGGGAGCTTTGCAGCGGCCGCGGCCGCCGGCACGAGCAGCAGCGCGAGAATGACAATCAGGCAACGTCTCATGACGTTCAGGAATCGACGTTGCGTTACCGAAATACTTCGCCTGGGGGCGTTAGGCTCGTGAACTTCGTGATCTCGATCATCATTGGAATCATCGCTTCTGCCAACCTCGTACAAGCCGGGCCGTCGCCGACGCCGAATCCGTTCGTCGACGGGCCGACGATTTACGCCGAAAAATGCATGGCCTGCCATGGCGATCAGGGCCAAGGCACCGCCGGTGTACCGATCCTCTCGGGCAACGGCGCGGTTACTGCCGCCAATCCCGACAACGTCATCGCGATCGTCAAGCACGGAAGACGCGCAATGCCGGGCTTCGAGAATCAACTCACCGAAGCCGAAATCGCAGGCGTCGTAACCTACATCCGCACCGCCTGGGGCAACGAGGGCACCTCCGTTGCTCCGTATCAGGTCGAGGCGGTGCATTAACCTACCACACCGCGATAGCCCGGCAAGGGGTCGCCTGAAATGAAACCGCGGC from Candidatus Baltobacteraceae bacterium includes these protein-coding regions:
- a CDS encoding cytochrome c — encoded protein: MNFVISIIIGIIASANLVQAGPSPTPNPFVDGPTIYAEKCMACHGDQGQGTAGVPILSGNGAVTAANPDNVIAIVKHGRRAMPGFENQLTEAEIAGVVTYIRTAWGNEGTSVAPYQVEAVH